Proteins co-encoded in one Vitreoscilla filiformis genomic window:
- a CDS encoding ABC transporter permease, whose product MISLAGRDILHAWGKFIFTGIGLGLLIGVTLTMAGVYRGMVDDGKVLLDNSGANLWVVQKDTLGPYAESSSIPDDLWRSIRTLPGVAEAANVTYLTMQVGRGEKDVRAMVVGIAAGEPGTSGWPPQLVAGRQITRGHYEAVADIATGFRLGDEVKIRRNHYTVVGLTRRMVSSSGDPMVFIPLKDAQEAQFLKDNDAILMQRRRTEANPVFNRPGVPGLLDAVIASQTSNNSVNAVLVRIQPEYSPQEVAEPIRRWKRLTVYDRAQMEEILVGKLIATSAKQIAMFLVILAVVSAAIVAFIIYTLTMDKIREIAVLKLIGTRNRTIAGMILQQALVLGVIGFVVGKITATFAAPLFPKYVLLMPIDSILGFFAVMVICVLASVVAIRMALKVDPAEAIGG is encoded by the coding sequence GTGATCAGCCTGGCCGGACGCGACATCCTTCATGCCTGGGGTAAATTCATCTTTACGGGCATTGGCTTGGGCCTGTTGATTGGCGTCACGCTGACCATGGCGGGTGTGTATCGCGGCATGGTCGATGACGGTAAGGTGTTGCTGGACAACAGTGGTGCCAACTTGTGGGTGGTACAGAAAGACACCCTGGGCCCTTATGCCGAGTCTTCCAGCATCCCTGATGACCTGTGGCGCAGCATCCGCACTCTGCCGGGCGTGGCAGAGGCCGCCAATGTGACCTACCTGACCATGCAGGTCGGAAGAGGTGAAAAAGATGTTCGTGCCATGGTCGTGGGCATCGCGGCAGGCGAACCGGGAACATCAGGCTGGCCACCTCAATTGGTCGCGGGACGCCAGATTACGCGTGGCCACTATGAGGCGGTAGCGGACATCGCCACAGGGTTTCGGCTGGGCGATGAGGTGAAGATTCGCCGCAACCATTACACAGTCGTTGGCCTGACCCGCCGCATGGTTTCCTCCAGTGGCGATCCGATGGTGTTTATCCCACTCAAGGATGCGCAAGAAGCGCAATTCCTCAAAGACAACGATGCCATCCTGATGCAGCGTCGCCGCACCGAAGCCAATCCGGTTTTCAACCGCCCCGGCGTGCCCGGTCTGCTCGATGCTGTGATTGCCTCACAAACCAGCAACAACTCGGTGAATGCCGTGCTGGTTCGTATCCAACCCGAATACTCTCCACAGGAGGTGGCCGAACCGATACGACGCTGGAAGCGGCTCACGGTTTATGACCGCGCACAGATGGAAGAGATTTTGGTAGGCAAACTCATTGCCACATCCGCCAAGCAAATCGCCATGTTTCTGGTGATTCTGGCTGTGGTCAGCGCCGCCATCGTGGCATTCATCATCTACACCCTGACCATGGACAAAATTCGCGAAATCGCGGTGCTCAAGCTCATCGGCACACGCAACCGCACCATTGCGGGAATGATCTTGCAGCAGGCGTTGGTACTTGGGGTCATCGGTTTTGTCGTTGGCAAGATCACGGCTACCTTCGCTGCACCCTTGTTTCCCAAATACGTATTGCTGATGCCCATCGATTCAATCTTGGGTTTCTTCGCGGTGATGGTTATTTGTGTGCTGGCCAGCGTTGTCGCCATCCGTATGGCACTGAAGGTCGATCCGGCCGAAGCGATTGGAGGCTGA
- a CDS encoding TetR/AcrR family transcriptional regulator gives MSEHPKHLPADERRAATVEAVINLAAEQNPSDITTTAIAQRMGLTQGALFRHFPTKDAILEAVMTWVAERLLSRVDKAAQNITSPLAALEAVFMAHIDFVSEHPGVPRMLFGELQRPGETLPKRMVQTLIQRYGERLRHLLERGKAIGELNASLDIEAASVSFIGSIQGLVMQSLIAGDAARIRRDASGVFAIYRRGIGSAS, from the coding sequence ATGAGCGAACACCCTAAGCACCTTCCGGCTGATGAACGGCGAGCGGCCACCGTAGAGGCGGTGATCAACCTGGCGGCTGAGCAGAATCCCAGCGACATCACCACCACGGCGATCGCGCAGCGCATGGGCCTGACCCAAGGCGCGCTGTTCCGGCATTTCCCCACCAAGGATGCCATTCTCGAAGCAGTGATGACGTGGGTAGCTGAGCGTCTTCTTTCCCGAGTAGACAAGGCGGCCCAGAACATCACTTCTCCTCTTGCCGCGCTGGAAGCGGTCTTCATGGCTCATATCGACTTCGTTTCCGAGCATCCAGGCGTGCCACGGATGCTCTTCGGAGAGTTGCAGCGGCCCGGAGAAACACTCCCTAAAAGGATGGTTCAGACCTTGATTCAGCGGTACGGAGAACGCTTGCGCCATCTGCTGGAGAGGGGCAAGGCGATAGGCGAGCTTAATGCCAGCCTCGATATCGAGGCTGCCTCGGTATCGTTCATCGGCTCCATCCAGGGCTTGGTGATGCAGTCGCTCATCGCGGGTGACGCCGCTCGCATCCGTCGCGATGCCTCTGGTGTTTTTGCAATCTATCGTCGTGGCATTGGGAGTGCGTCATGA
- a CDS encoding recombinase family protein, translating into MGKRLGYARVSTDDQRLDLQRDALTRAGCADIYEEKVSGKSADRPALDYCLRALSAGDTLVVWRLDRLGRSLPDLVRIVGELEQRGVGFESVTERIETGSATGKLTFHLFSALAEFERNLIRERTQAGLAAARARGRKGGRKPALDAKQVREIKALLRDPDIQVADVAKRYGVSRATIYKHVGAVRPERGASPMI; encoded by the coding sequence ATGGGAAAGCGTCTTGGTTATGCCCGCGTTTCAACGGATGACCAGCGGCTCGACCTACAACGGGATGCTTTGACCCGTGCCGGGTGTGCCGACATCTACGAAGAGAAGGTCAGCGGGAAGTCTGCTGATCGGCCTGCTCTGGATTACTGTCTTCGCGCCCTGAGTGCGGGAGACACGTTGGTGGTCTGGCGTCTGGATCGGTTAGGCCGTTCGCTCCCCGATCTGGTACGCATCGTGGGGGAGTTGGAGCAGCGCGGTGTTGGCTTCGAGAGCGTCACGGAACGGATCGAAACTGGCAGTGCGACTGGGAAGCTGACTTTCCACTTGTTCTCGGCCTTGGCCGAGTTCGAGCGGAATCTGATTCGGGAGCGGACTCAAGCAGGCTTGGCTGCTGCTCGTGCTCGTGGTCGCAAGGGCGGGCGAAAGCCCGCGCTGGACGCCAAGCAAGTCCGTGAGATCAAGGCGCTTTTGCGTGATCCTGATATTCAGGTCGCCGACGTGGCGAAACGCTATGGCGTTTCACGCGCCACCATTTACAAGCACGTTGGTGCGGTGCGCCCAGAGCGCGGCGCATCGCCGATGATTTAG
- a CDS encoding type-2 restriction endonuclease — MALDLVDYEQKARDAVKAFWGNREAARQKQIESGKADQGERAGVTGGKNMDGFLALVLDVIKANGLAHAEIHQNRAMLTLPGYFRPTKLWDLLVIYKGELIAAIELKSHVGPSFSNNFNNRTEEAIGTAHDLWTAYREEAFGKQPRPFVGWLMMVEDAPESRRPVRDSSPHFPVFEEFKGASYLTRYDLLCQRLVQEQLYTTAAVIAAERSAVDTGNFTELSSMTSLKTFVSALAGHIAAEAARLG; from the coding sequence ATGGCACTTGATCTTGTCGATTACGAACAGAAGGCCCGCGACGCCGTAAAGGCGTTTTGGGGCAACCGTGAAGCTGCACGGCAAAAGCAGATTGAGTCAGGCAAGGCCGACCAAGGTGAACGCGCTGGCGTCACAGGCGGCAAGAACATGGACGGATTCTTGGCCTTGGTGCTCGATGTCATCAAGGCCAATGGTCTGGCCCACGCCGAGATTCACCAGAACCGGGCGATGCTGACCCTGCCCGGCTACTTCCGCCCGACAAAGCTGTGGGATTTGTTGGTGATCTACAAGGGCGAGCTGATCGCAGCCATCGAACTGAAAAGCCACGTCGGGCCATCGTTCAGCAACAATTTCAACAACCGTACAGAGGAAGCCATCGGAACAGCCCATGACCTCTGGACAGCCTACCGGGAAGAGGCATTCGGCAAGCAGCCACGCCCGTTCGTCGGCTGGCTGATGATGGTCGAAGATGCGCCGGAGTCCCGCCGTCCCGTTCGGGACTCGTCGCCGCACTTCCCGGTCTTCGAGGAGTTCAAGGGGGCATCGTATCTCACGCGGTATGACTTGCTGTGTCAGAGATTGGTGCAGGAGCAGCTCTACACGACCGCTGCCGTCATCGCGGCAGAACGCAGTGCGGTGGATACTGGCAACTTCACGGAGCTGTCGTCGATGACCAGCCTCAAGACATTCGTGTCGGCTTTGGCTGGGCACATCGCCGCCGAGGCGGCACGACTGGGCTGA
- a CDS encoding efflux RND transporter periplasmic adaptor subunit, which produces MKFPRLQRRTLALVAVIIPLLLLFIYVALRSGPLAPVAATVSTVESRSVAPALAGIGTVQARFTYKIGPTVAGRVKRLDVHVGDTVKAGQVLGEMDAVDLDDRISAQQAAIKSSEAALRQAAAKETFAQTQATRYEQLLSVRGTSEETVVTKRQELAVASAALVASREDIARLRAELEALRAQRGNLRLVAPVAGLVAARDADPGTTVVAGQAVIEVIDTASLWVDTRFDQISAEGLATGLPAKIVLRSRRSQAVAGHVLRIEPRADAVTEETLAKIVFNAPPVPLPPLGELAEVTVQLGELPAAPTISNAAIRTVDGKRGVWKLVEGGLTFTPVVLGRSSLDGLVQVVEGLSVGDQVVLYSEKTLSAKSRINIVDRLPGVSP; this is translated from the coding sequence ATGAAATTTCCACGTCTACAACGCCGCACATTGGCCCTGGTCGCCGTCATCATTCCACTTCTACTGCTTTTCATCTATGTTGCTTTGCGTTCAGGGCCGTTGGCTCCTGTTGCAGCTACTGTCAGCACGGTAGAGTCCCGCTCCGTTGCCCCAGCATTAGCTGGTATAGGGACAGTGCAAGCGCGCTTTACTTACAAAATCGGCCCCACCGTTGCCGGGCGCGTCAAACGCTTGGATGTGCATGTCGGCGATACCGTTAAAGCAGGGCAAGTGCTCGGTGAAATGGATGCGGTGGACCTGGACGATCGCATCAGCGCTCAGCAGGCTGCAATCAAGAGTTCCGAAGCTGCACTTCGACAGGCTGCTGCCAAAGAAACTTTCGCGCAGACACAGGCCACACGCTATGAGCAGCTTTTATCGGTGCGTGGCACCAGCGAAGAAACGGTAGTCACCAAACGGCAAGAACTGGCTGTGGCGAGCGCGGCATTGGTCGCCTCGCGAGAAGATATCGCGCGTCTGCGCGCAGAGTTGGAAGCGCTCCGCGCTCAACGCGGAAACTTGAGGTTAGTGGCACCGGTTGCCGGACTGGTCGCAGCACGCGATGCAGACCCTGGCACCACGGTGGTGGCGGGGCAAGCGGTAATCGAAGTAATTGACACCGCAAGCCTGTGGGTTGATACACGCTTTGATCAAATCAGTGCCGAGGGACTGGCTACAGGGCTTCCAGCCAAGATTGTTCTGAGATCACGGCGATCTCAGGCTGTGGCGGGACACGTATTGCGCATCGAGCCTCGCGCCGATGCAGTGACTGAGGAAACCCTGGCAAAAATCGTTTTCAACGCGCCTCCAGTACCACTTCCACCATTGGGTGAGTTGGCGGAGGTGACTGTGCAACTGGGCGAATTGCCTGCCGCGCCGACCATCTCCAATGCCGCAATTCGGACAGTCGATGGAAAACGCGGTGTATGGAAGCTGGTTGAAGGAGGTTTGACTTTCACTCCGGTCGTGCTGGGCCGCTCCAGTCTTGATGGCCTGGTTCAGGTAGTTGAGGGCTTGAGCGTTGGCGATCAGGTCGTGCTCTACAGCGAAAAGACACTCAGCGCCAAGAGTCGGATTAACATCGTCGATCGTCTGCCAGGAGTCTCACCGTGA
- a CDS encoding ABC transporter ATP-binding protein — translation MTAKGIHIEGLSKRYGERDTAVLALKNVNMQVAPGEVVGLIGPSGSGKSTLLKCLGAVIDPTAGRMVLGNEVIFDDEWKVRDLRALRRDKIGFVFQAPYLIPFLDVTDNVALLPMLAGAGNDDARKRALELLTALDVQHRAKAMPSQLSGGEQQRVAIARGLVNRPPVILADEPTAPLDSVRAMSVIRILNDMARRFETAVIVVTHDEKIIPTFKRIYHIRDGVTHEEAGEGRSFE, via the coding sequence ATGACGGCAAAAGGCATTCACATCGAAGGCTTGAGCAAGCGTTACGGAGAGAGAGACACTGCGGTTCTCGCCTTGAAGAACGTGAACATGCAGGTTGCGCCGGGCGAGGTGGTTGGCCTGATCGGCCCTTCCGGTTCCGGCAAGAGCACGTTGCTCAAGTGCCTGGGAGCCGTGATTGACCCCACCGCCGGTCGCATGGTGCTGGGAAACGAGGTGATTTTCGACGATGAATGGAAAGTGCGCGACCTGCGGGCTTTGCGCCGCGACAAGATCGGTTTCGTGTTTCAAGCGCCGTACCTGATCCCGTTTCTCGATGTCACCGATAACGTGGCGCTCTTGCCGATGCTCGCGGGTGCCGGCAATGACGATGCGCGAAAACGCGCGCTCGAACTGCTCACCGCTCTGGATGTGCAGCACCGCGCCAAGGCCATGCCGTCACAACTCTCAGGCGGAGAACAGCAACGCGTGGCTATTGCTCGCGGCTTGGTCAATCGACCACCAGTGATCCTGGCTGATGAACCAACGGCACCGCTGGATTCGGTGCGTGCGATGTCTGTCATCCGCATCCTCAACGACATGGCTCGGCGTTTTGAAACCGCCGTCATCGTCGTCACGCACGACGAAAAAATCATCCCGACGTTCAAGCGCATTTACCATATCCGCGATGGCGTCACTCACGAGGAAGCGGGTGAAGGGCGCAGTTTTGAATGA
- a CDS encoding Eco57I restriction-modification methylase domain-containing protein: protein MAATEALATEGGLEARGAIFTRSEVVDFILDLAGYTEDQLLHEKRLLEPSFGGGDFLLPIIQRLLSAWRAARPNGTEVDDLGDAIRAVELHHDTFRSTYAAVVALLKREGLSANAATALADRWLSQGDFLLAPLEGQFDFVVGNPPYVRPELIPAPLLAEYRSRYQTMYDRADIYIPFIERSLTALSAGGNLGFICADRWMKNRYGGPLRSLVAERFHLKVYVDMVDTPAFHSDVIAYPAITIISREGGGATRIAHRPSIDRATLTTLAGLLSAQTLPKDAGPVRELARVTNGAEPWLLESSDQMALIRRLEGAFPLLEEAGCKVGIGVATGADKAFIGDFESLDVEPDRKLPLVTTKDIMTGEVQWRGQGVINPFAESGGLVDLGEYPRLRRYLEARRDVIAGRHCAKKAPANWYRTIDRITPALAARPKLLIPDIKGESHIVFEGGELYPSHNLYYVTSDDWDLRALQAVLLSAVSRLFVATYSTRMRGGFLRFQAQYLRRIRIPRWADVPEPLRRELAEAAIKRDVQACNRAVFRLYGLSHEERSALGGNGE from the coding sequence ATGGCCGCGACCGAGGCTTTGGCGACAGAAGGGGGGCTCGAGGCTCGAGGGGCTATTTTCACGCGCTCTGAGGTGGTCGATTTCATCCTCGACCTGGCTGGCTATACCGAGGATCAACTGCTGCACGAAAAGCGGCTTTTGGAACCGTCGTTCGGTGGCGGGGACTTCTTGCTGCCGATCATTCAGCGGCTGCTGAGTGCATGGCGAGCAGCAAGGCCCAATGGTACTGAGGTCGATGATTTGGGCGACGCCATCCGGGCGGTGGAGTTGCACCACGACACCTTCCGCAGCACCTACGCTGCCGTTGTCGCGCTGCTCAAGCGTGAGGGGCTGTCGGCGAATGCTGCGACGGCCTTGGCTGACCGCTGGCTGTCGCAGGGTGACTTCCTGCTGGCTCCGCTGGAGGGCCAGTTCGATTTCGTGGTGGGCAATCCTCCCTACGTTCGACCTGAGCTGATTCCGGCCCCGTTGCTGGCCGAGTACCGCAGCCGCTATCAGACGATGTATGACCGGGCGGACATCTACATTCCCTTCATCGAGCGGTCGCTGACGGCATTGTCTGCTGGCGGCAATCTGGGCTTTATCTGCGCGGATCGCTGGATGAAGAACCGCTACGGTGGGCCACTGCGTAGCCTTGTTGCCGAACGGTTCCACCTGAAAGTCTATGTCGATATGGTGGATACACCGGCCTTCCATTCCGATGTGATCGCCTATCCGGCCATCACCATCATCAGCCGTGAGGGGGGCGGGGCGACGCGCATCGCACACCGCCCGTCAATAGACCGGGCCACGCTGACCACGCTGGCTGGTCTGCTCTCGGCACAGACACTTCCGAAGGATGCTGGCCCGGTGCGGGAACTCGCTCGTGTGACCAATGGTGCGGAGCCGTGGCTGCTGGAGTCTTCTGACCAGATGGCGCTTATTCGCCGTCTGGAGGGCGCGTTCCCACTGCTCGAGGAGGCTGGGTGCAAGGTTGGCATTGGTGTTGCGACCGGCGCTGACAAGGCATTCATCGGCGACTTCGAGTCGCTGGATGTCGAGCCTGATCGGAAGCTGCCGCTGGTGACAACCAAAGACATCATGACCGGCGAAGTGCAGTGGCGTGGTCAGGGGGTCATCAACCCCTTCGCCGAGTCTGGAGGGCTGGTCGATCTTGGCGAGTATCCGCGTCTGCGCCGCTACCTTGAGGCTCGCCGGGATGTGATTGCCGGTCGGCATTGCGCGAAGAAGGCTCCTGCCAACTGGTATCGCACGATTGACCGTATTACCCCGGCGCTGGCTGCGAGGCCCAAGCTGTTGATCCCTGACATCAAGGGTGAGTCGCACATTGTTTTCGAGGGCGGCGAGCTGTATCCAAGCCACAACCTCTACTACGTTACCTCGGACGATTGGGATTTGCGGGCCTTGCAAGCTGTGCTGCTGTCCGCTGTCTCGCGCCTGTTCGTGGCCACGTACTCAACGAGAATGCGAGGTGGCTTCTTGCGCTTCCAAGCGCAATACCTGCGCCGCATCCGTATCCCACGCTGGGCCGATGTGCCTGAACCGCTACGCCGCGAGCTGGCTGAGGCAGCCATCAAGCGGGACGTGCAAGCCTGCAACCGGGCTGTGTTCAGGCTCTACGGGCTGAGCCACGAAGAACGATCTGCCCTTGGGGGCAATGGAGAATAA